In one Thermus hydrothermalis genomic region, the following are encoded:
- a CDS encoding N-6 DNA methylase, which translates to MATTPDFNQFGEELWEIANVFRDDALHATERLETFSLFLFLKLWDEMALEQEEALGRPLKDEELAIPNKYRFHKWAGDPDGYAKQNGYEDSVDFCRRMFDDLATRKVVDQYGKDITFDVRRLFGGTVFRLRYTTTIRALVYKLNELNLREIMMRGVGESGERFDIFGRAYEYLLQQFGQNKEFAEYFTPRHIVDRMVQIIDPEIGETIYDPACGTGGFIVRAFEWVKGKINRKNISATEKERLLRSLKEKHLIGVEHVPLVFKLALMNMILHKDGSSQLQNDDSLSNKAQDIHKNKYDVILANPPFGPTKQERLAQFEYHIKLYEALFLQHMMNALRPGGRAAVVLKEGLLFDSKKMLRSICRKLVEQFEVLAVISLPNGVFNPYSGAKTSIVVFRKPLGRDDVHTSKVWFYRVDSDGRDLGATRRPLPDFATDGDLDHMVSLFPYTWRHEKDGGVRAILKADDLKQFESEKSWWATIDQIRATDYNLTAGRYCPHQAEAVEHEKPEVLINRLLELEEEITEDLRQLLAMVSSTNLEGVSQANLNGGAL; encoded by the coding sequence ATGGCAACGACGCCTGATTTTAACCAGTTTGGCGAAGAGCTTTGGGAGATCGCCAACGTCTTTCGGGACGATGCGCTCCATGCCACGGAGCGGTTAGAGACCTTTAGCCTCTTTCTCTTTCTCAAGCTCTGGGACGAGATGGCCCTGGAACAAGAGGAAGCCCTTGGTAGGCCGCTCAAGGACGAAGAGCTGGCTATCCCAAACAAGTATCGCTTCCACAAGTGGGCAGGCGATCCCGACGGCTACGCCAAACAGAACGGCTACGAGGATAGCGTGGACTTCTGTCGGCGTATGTTCGATGACCTTGCCACCCGAAAAGTTGTAGACCAGTACGGCAAGGATATTACCTTCGATGTTCGCCGCCTCTTTGGGGGGACTGTGTTCCGGTTGCGCTACACCACCACTATCCGGGCACTCGTGTACAAGCTCAACGAGTTGAACTTGCGCGAAATCATGATGCGCGGAGTTGGCGAGTCCGGTGAACGGTTCGATATTTTCGGCCGCGCCTATGAGTACCTCCTTCAGCAATTCGGGCAAAACAAAGAGTTTGCCGAGTACTTCACCCCGCGCCACATCGTGGATCGCATGGTGCAAATCATTGACCCGGAGATTGGCGAAACCATTTACGACCCGGCCTGCGGCACCGGCGGCTTCATCGTCCGGGCCTTCGAGTGGGTCAAAGGGAAAATTAACCGCAAGAACATTTCCGCAACCGAAAAGGAGCGGCTCCTACGCAGTTTGAAGGAAAAGCACCTCATCGGCGTGGAGCATGTGCCGCTGGTCTTCAAGCTTGCCCTCATGAACATGATCCTGCACAAAGACGGCTCGAGCCAGCTTCAAAACGACGACAGCCTTTCCAACAAGGCGCAAGACATTCACAAAAACAAGTACGATGTGATCCTCGCCAATCCGCCCTTTGGTCCCACCAAACAGGAGCGGCTGGCACAGTTCGAGTATCACATCAAGCTCTACGAAGCGCTCTTCCTCCAGCACATGATGAACGCCTTGCGGCCTGGCGGGCGGGCGGCGGTCGTGCTCAAGGAAGGGCTTCTTTTCGACTCCAAGAAGATGCTGCGTAGCATCTGCCGCAAGCTGGTGGAGCAGTTCGAGGTCCTAGCCGTCATCAGCCTCCCGAACGGGGTCTTCAACCCCTACAGCGGTGCTAAGACCAGCATCGTAGTCTTCCGCAAGCCCCTTGGCAGGGACGATGTGCACACCTCTAAGGTCTGGTTCTATCGGGTGGACAGCGACGGCCGCGACCTGGGGGCGACCCGCAGACCGCTGCCGGACTTTGCCACCGACGGTGACCTCGATCACATGGTTTCGCTTTTTCCCTACACCTGGCGGCACGAAAAAGACGGCGGTGTGCGGGCGATCCTCAAAGCCGATGACCTCAAGCAGTTTGAAAGCGAAAAATCCTGGTGGGCGACCATAGACCAGATTCGCGCCACCGACTACAACCTTACTGCTGGCCGCTACTGCCCGCACCAGGCGGAAGCCGTCGAGCACGAAAAGCCGGAAGTGCTCATCAATCGCTTGTTGGAATTGGAGGAGGAGATCACCGAAGACCTGCGCCAGCTTTTGGCGATGGTGTCCAGCACTAACCTTGAAGGAGTCTCACAAGCAAACCTAAACGGAGGTGCACTATGA
- a CDS encoding restriction endonuclease subunit S yields MVTAINGWIREPISKVAEVNPVTALPGPELDDLAVPFYNMAAIDEYSGKLRDAAIVHLRDCRTGKTKFQNGDVLFAKITPCVQNRKSALVNGLPGNFACGSSEFYVLRPGKRVRPEYLFYFIRQDRVIHAAVESFTGTSGRQRVPRTFWDRLEVPLPPLPVQERIVEILQKADEIRRKRKEALELADKILTALFLEMFGDPATNPKGWQTVQFGDCLLDVTRECNKVQQHEYRNNTSGACPVIDQGEDFIGGYIDDRKLLYQGTLPVILFGDHTRRFKFVDFPFVLGADGTKVLCAKAGYEPEYIYWHLRLARLPDRGYERHFKFVRELRFMAAPLTAQKYFARIVQQYTEQRVRLSDGSADAEATFRSLLSRAFTGELTAKWEVANAEWIAKQQVLYERLPRLVTLALVAEEARSARRSAEVLVTALMKYLFLLQMEGSSTRRRFYHFVPYDYGPFAKELYTDLQKLQDEGLVRVESNPEEEKTKITLTDPARIDEELAELPDDLKQDVATIVKTYGDLDHNNLLKIVYEKYPAYARKSRLRRKQGEGQ; encoded by the coding sequence ATGGTGACCGCAATCAATGGATGGATTCGCGAGCCAATCTCTAAGGTGGCTGAAGTCAACCCTGTTACTGCGCTCCCTGGTCCAGAGCTCGATGATCTGGCCGTACCGTTTTATAACATGGCAGCAATTGATGAGTACAGTGGCAAGCTTCGAGACGCCGCTATCGTACATCTGAGAGACTGCCGCACGGGCAAGACAAAATTCCAGAATGGTGATGTTCTCTTTGCGAAGATAACGCCCTGCGTACAGAATCGCAAATCTGCCCTAGTAAATGGCCTTCCTGGAAACTTTGCATGCGGTTCATCGGAGTTTTATGTTTTACGGCCTGGCAAGCGTGTCAGGCCAGAGTACCTGTTTTACTTCATCCGGCAAGATCGAGTGATCCACGCCGCCGTGGAAAGCTTTACCGGTACGTCTGGACGCCAAAGGGTTCCAAGAACTTTTTGGGATCGTCTCGAAGTCCCCCTCCCCCCGCTCCCCGTCCAGGAGCGGATCGTGGAGATCCTGCAGAAGGCCGACGAGATTCGGCGCAAGCGCAAAGAGGCGCTGGAACTGGCGGACAAGATACTGACAGCGCTGTTTCTGGAGATGTTCGGCGACCCAGCAACGAATCCGAAGGGGTGGCAAACCGTTCAGTTTGGGGATTGTCTGCTCGATGTCACACGAGAATGCAACAAGGTGCAGCAACACGAATACAGGAACAATACATCCGGAGCATGTCCAGTTATTGACCAAGGAGAGGACTTTATTGGTGGCTATATTGATGACAGAAAACTGCTCTATCAAGGAACCCTACCCGTCATCTTGTTTGGCGATCATACACGCCGATTCAAGTTTGTAGATTTTCCATTTGTACTGGGCGCTGATGGAACAAAGGTTCTTTGCGCTAAAGCAGGATATGAGCCTGAATACATCTATTGGCATCTTCGATTAGCCCGGTTGCCTGATCGTGGATATGAACGACATTTCAAATTCGTCCGTGAACTGCGCTTTATGGCTGCACCCCTAACTGCTCAAAAATACTTTGCGCGTATTGTGCAACAATATACCGAGCAACGAGTTCGGTTAAGCGATGGTTCGGCAGATGCCGAAGCAACTTTTCGATCACTCCTCTCCCGCGCTTTCACCGGCGAGCTGACTGCCAAATGGGAGGTGGCCAATGCGGAGTGGATCGCCAAGCAGCAGGTGCTTTATGAGCGGCTCCCCAGGCTGGTGACCCTGGCGCTCGTTGCTGAGGAGGCCAGGAGCGCGCGCCGCTCAGCTGAGGTGCTGGTGACCGCACTGATGAAGTACCTTTTCCTCCTCCAGATGGAAGGCTCCAGCACTCGCAGACGTTTTTACCATTTCGTCCCCTACGACTATGGCCCCTTCGCCAAGGAGCTCTACACCGACCTCCAAAAACTGCAAGACGAGGGGCTGGTACGTGTGGAAAGCAATCCCGAGGAAGAGAAGACCAAGATAACCTTGACTGATCCGGCAAGGATTGACGAGGAGCTTGCCGAGCTCCCCGACGACCTGAAGCAAGACGTTGCGACCATTGTGAAAACCTACGGCGACCTCGACCACAACAATCTTCTCAAAATTGTTTACGAGAAGTATCCCGCTTACGCCCGCAAAAGCCGACTGCGTCGCAAGCAGGGCGAAGGGCAATGA
- a CDS encoding UvrD-helicase domain-containing protein, whose protein sequence is MNTASKVRGLAYRAGAGTGKTHQLVERYLELLNTGLRPIEIVAVTFTDRAALEFRNRLRERLGQLPHPDHLVAELEAAPIGTIHSLAARISREFPEEAEVPADFQVLDDLEATLLRAAWVEVTLQEALEDEGYAPLVEAVGYEGLLDTLERALQDPLAARKLLEEDPVSLRERLAAQAWSSFARRVEYALIQLEKEMATPESADGLASLQEALERVREILKEGPSAWRELASLVEDMRPQTGKGQPQSPSLQKALNELKTLVKRGKDTFSSSDSETPAKLPPNAWSLLLRLFDTVWAKVEERNRKARRLGYADLEVHALRALEHEAVRHYYQERFHHLLVDEFQDTNPVQEELLRKLFPNLDAWTVAGDPNQSIYGFRRADPKVFQGLLEEMGERVRILPESYRYHRELAQFHNAFFGELLAETYLPVQAVRDPLNPGPAVLYATPGEEAFRLIAREVQRLVAQGFRVRDGNGERGLRYGDVAVIAPKWNLLAKAAEALHEAGIPAVEAKGGNLLETREFEDAFLALRFLADPEDEEALVGLLRAPFFALSDPELRQLAEKRGKSLWEVIPQGVKVVLEDLRKRKSWEPPSHLLQRLDMATGYTGVLSALPRGPRRVKDWEGVLALVRQLERGDEDPFLVVRKLRLLRREGVQVPRPPMEAGNAVTLITAHSAKGLEWPVVFLLEVGNWKGNAPWKTRAFFRPGLALFPPVLDRDGNPGSLFHLAKACLEQEEEAERRRLLYVAATRAAERLYCLLGGEANAELKEALERAGARPLEESKETAAPLGKQEPEAKAPGTEGNFCLEPLSRLPLESLPISLLALAAKDLEAARRRLWGGPPEGDLPPLLEADDEEGAGGPLVGTMVHALLEKFDQEDALNEGGRAFLESHYPEAEEEEWEEALSLAHTFLIHEAFAPYRRGEKEVPVVYYLELEEGETVALEGRADRVGPDWVLDYKTDLALDLEAYRLQVGLYALALGKQRAFVADLRQGKVEEVSLEEVREATAWLIQALRQLPKP, encoded by the coding sequence ATGAACACGGCGTCCAAGGTGCGAGGGCTGGCCTACCGGGCGGGAGCGGGCACGGGCAAAACCCACCAGCTTGTGGAGCGGTACCTGGAGCTCTTGAATACTGGGCTTAGGCCCATTGAGATCGTCGCAGTGACCTTTACCGATCGGGCCGCCCTGGAGTTCCGCAACCGCCTCAGGGAGCGCTTGGGGCAGCTGCCCCATCCGGATCACCTCGTGGCCGAATTGGAAGCCGCTCCCATCGGCACCATCCACAGCCTAGCCGCCCGCATCAGCCGGGAGTTCCCGGAAGAAGCGGAAGTGCCTGCGGACTTCCAGGTTCTGGACGACCTCGAGGCCACCCTCCTCCGGGCAGCGTGGGTGGAGGTGACCCTCCAGGAGGCCCTGGAGGATGAAGGCTACGCCCCCCTAGTGGAAGCGGTGGGCTACGAAGGGCTCCTGGACACCCTAGAGCGTGCCCTGCAAGATCCCCTCGCAGCCCGGAAGCTCCTGGAGGAGGACCCCGTGAGCTTGCGAGAGAGGCTCGCTGCCCAAGCCTGGTCCTCCTTCGCCAGGAGGGTGGAGTACGCCCTGATCCAACTGGAAAAGGAAATGGCAACCCCAGAAAGCGCAGACGGCTTGGCATCACTCCAGGAGGCCCTAGAAAGGGTGAGGGAAATCTTGAAGGAAGGCCCTTCAGCCTGGAGGGAACTCGCCTCCCTGGTAGAAGACATGCGACCGCAGACTGGAAAGGGGCAACCCCAGTCCCCTTCCCTGCAAAAGGCGTTAAACGAGCTAAAGACGCTTGTTAAAAGGGGGAAGGACACCTTCTCTTCTTCGGATTCGGAAACGCCTGCCAAGCTCCCGCCGAACGCCTGGTCCCTCCTCTTGAGGCTCTTTGACACCGTCTGGGCGAAGGTGGAGGAGCGGAACCGCAAGGCCCGCCGCCTGGGGTATGCGGACCTCGAGGTCCACGCCCTGCGCGCCCTTGAGCACGAGGCAGTACGGCATTACTACCAGGAGCGCTTCCACCACCTCTTGGTGGACGAGTTTCAGGATACCAACCCTGTTCAGGAAGAGCTTCTCCGAAAGCTCTTCCCCAACCTAGACGCCTGGACCGTAGCCGGAGACCCCAACCAGTCCATCTATGGCTTCCGTCGGGCCGATCCCAAGGTGTTCCAGGGGCTTCTCGAAGAGATGGGCGAGCGTGTGCGGATCCTCCCGGAGTCCTATCGGTACCATCGGGAGCTGGCCCAGTTCCACAACGCCTTTTTCGGCGAACTTCTCGCCGAAACCTACCTGCCCGTCCAGGCGGTAAGGGACCCCTTGAATCCCGGCCCTGCGGTGCTTTACGCCACCCCAGGGGAGGAAGCCTTCCGGCTCATCGCCCGCGAGGTGCAAAGGCTCGTCGCCCAAGGCTTTCGCGTGCGGGATGGAAACGGGGAGAGGGGCCTTAGGTATGGGGACGTGGCGGTGATCGCTCCCAAATGGAACCTCCTCGCCAAGGCCGCGGAGGCGCTCCATGAGGCAGGGATCCCAGCCGTGGAAGCAAAGGGGGGAAACCTCTTGGAAACGCGGGAGTTTGAGGACGCCTTCCTCGCCCTCCGCTTCCTGGCGGACCCCGAGGACGAGGAGGCCCTGGTGGGCCTTCTGCGCGCCCCCTTTTTCGCTCTCTCGGACCCCGAGCTTCGCCAGCTCGCCGAAAAGAGGGGAAAAAGCCTCTGGGAGGTGATCCCCCAAGGGGTAAAGGTGGTCCTGGAGGACCTCCGCAAGCGCAAGTCTTGGGAGCCCCCGAGCCACCTTCTCCAGAGGCTGGACATGGCCACGGGTTACACGGGGGTACTCTCGGCCCTGCCCCGGGGACCCCGGCGGGTGAAGGACTGGGAAGGCGTGTTGGCGCTGGTGCGCCAACTGGAGCGGGGGGACGAGGACCCTTTCCTGGTGGTGCGCAAGCTCCGACTCTTGCGCCGAGAAGGAGTGCAGGTGCCCCGTCCCCCCATGGAGGCGGGCAACGCCGTCACCCTCATCACCGCCCACTCCGCCAAGGGGCTGGAGTGGCCCGTGGTGTTCCTTTTGGAAGTGGGAAACTGGAAGGGAAACGCTCCCTGGAAGACGCGGGCCTTCTTCCGCCCGGGGCTCGCCCTTTTTCCTCCCGTCTTGGACAGGGATGGCAACCCCGGAAGCCTCTTCCATTTGGCCAAGGCGTGCTTGGAACAAGAGGAAGAGGCGGAGCGCCGCCGCCTCCTCTACGTAGCCGCCACCCGGGCAGCGGAGCGGCTTTACTGCCTCTTGGGAGGAGAGGCCAATGCGGAGCTTAAGGAAGCCCTGGAAAGGGCTGGGGCCAGGCCCTTGGAGGAGTCCAAGGAAACGGCAGCTCCCCTGGGGAAACAGGAGCCGGAGGCCAAAGCCCCGGGGACGGAAGGAAATTTTTGTCTCGAGCCCCTTTCCCGCCTTCCCTTGGAATCCCTCCCCATCTCCCTCCTCGCCCTGGCGGCCAAGGACCTGGAGGCAGCCCGAAGGCGGCTTTGGGGAGGACCCCCGGAAGGGGACCTTCCCCCACTCTTGGAGGCAGACGATGAAGAAGGGGCAGGCGGGCCTCTGGTGGGCACCATGGTGCACGCCCTGCTGGAGAAGTTTGACCAGGAAGATGCGCTGAATGAGGGTGGGCGGGCGTTTTTGGAAAGCCATTACCCTGAGGCCGAAGAGGAAGAGTGGGAGGAGGCCCTCTCCTTGGCGCACACCTTCCTCATCCACGAGGCCTTCGCCCCCTATCGCAGGGGGGAGAAGGAAGTGCCCGTGGTCTATTACTTGGAGCTGGAGGAGGGGGAAACGGTGGCCCTCGAGGGTAGGGCCGACCGGGTGGGTCCTGATTGGGTTTTGGATTACAAGACGGACCTGGCTCTGGACCTCGAGGCCTATCGCCTCCAGGTGGGCCTGTATGCCCTCGCCTTGGGCAAGCAAAGGGCTTTTGTGGCCGACCTACGCCAGGGTAAAGTGGAAGAGGTTTCCCTCGAGGAGGTAAGGGAGGCTACCGCCTGGCTCATCCAGGCTTTACGGCAGCTCCCCAAGCCTTAA
- a CDS encoding PD-(D/E)XK nuclease family protein, which produces MRPLLITPNRAVARRLKVRRLSLEDLARSLLLAQGVEVASPFRARRLLVQAVRETVGPSDPEGFAAAISPALRALLRAGDREVLEQALRKLGESGPDKRAERVVRVALAYLELLEKKGFVDPASLLVRAGQVVGKAKQFLRVEGYPYLGAGERFFLQRVAAPGSTVTLPLPSGPMGEANQQAKELLEKGGLEVVEAPLSPLAQAFLEAKREVPPGVQVQALRFPDREQEVRYILARIKNLLAQGVPAERIALVVRDDRLYGPLAAVVVLEQGIPLRLLYRIPVGETRVGSLLALLSQALSGFPYEATLRLLFHPLFPLERSLDLRQARTLRPQGEVAWKGLGLPEALCEISRMAKGRELVQALRGFLSPLRGRLRSWPRERAALEAVLRGLPELTEEEKEGFFSGLSELLFHLTVPTQPGYRGLELNTPLARYGGSYRYLFVLGMAEGLAPAPVTEDPLLGFPERQRLRDLGLSLEEPWEEATREALVFAALLGSVEEGGQVVLAYPEVVGQDPVPPSPYLARLGLEPEPPKERLLGSRVEARRLGRWEGDPLAEQMKRALAAERERQGSKATPYNGQAGAPFHPPKLSVNALEELLLCPFRFFLRYVLRPQGAEEAEDGELGKEGEFLHAVLATLFWQAKAAGKTRGAEIRSWALQEGGLEKAFAEVETQWRSEAHFLRCRDWPHRRSHLLLALALALQKPNFLKDDAEVQAVEREVKGSTPELKDIVITGRIDRWDNRSGSTFLVDYKRTSHGVKEVPLGNGLRMDLQIPLYLRLVNEGRGQGIYYGLLDGKLIHSPRTGKGYPPNREEVLSDLLARAGTLLEKGTFPAAPGEMTQVCRGCWAKSVCRKEVRA; this is translated from the coding sequence ATGCGCCCCCTCCTCATCACGCCCAACCGGGCGGTGGCCCGGAGGCTAAAAGTCCGCCGCCTCAGTCTGGAGGACCTCGCCCGAAGCCTGCTCTTGGCCCAGGGGGTAGAGGTGGCCTCGCCCTTTCGCGCCCGTCGTCTCCTGGTGCAGGCGGTGCGGGAAACCGTGGGGCCTTCCGACCCCGAGGGGTTTGCGGCCGCCATCTCTCCCGCCCTGCGGGCCCTCCTTCGGGCTGGGGACAGGGAAGTCCTAGAGCAAGCCCTGAGGAAGCTAGGGGAAAGCGGTCCGGATAAGCGGGCCGAGCGGGTGGTGCGTGTGGCCTTGGCGTACCTGGAGCTCCTGGAGAAAAAGGGCTTTGTAGACCCGGCCTCCCTCCTGGTGCGGGCAGGGCAGGTGGTGGGCAAGGCCAAGCAGTTCCTTCGGGTGGAGGGCTACCCCTACCTCGGGGCTGGGGAGCGGTTCTTCCTCCAGAGGGTAGCGGCCCCGGGGAGCACGGTAACCCTCCCCCTACCCTCAGGCCCCATGGGCGAGGCCAACCAACAGGCGAAGGAGCTGTTGGAGAAGGGGGGCCTCGAGGTGGTGGAGGCCCCCCTTTCCCCCTTGGCCCAAGCTTTCCTAGAGGCGAAGCGGGAGGTTCCTCCAGGGGTCCAGGTCCAAGCCCTCCGCTTCCCCGATAGGGAGCAGGAGGTGCGCTACATCCTGGCCCGGATCAAGAACCTCCTGGCGCAAGGAGTCCCAGCAGAGCGGATCGCCCTAGTGGTCCGGGACGACCGCCTCTACGGCCCCCTAGCGGCAGTGGTGGTCTTGGAGCAGGGAATCCCCCTCCGCCTCCTCTACCGCATCCCCGTGGGGGAAACACGGGTAGGAAGCCTCCTCGCCCTCCTCTCCCAAGCCCTTTCCGGCTTCCCTTACGAGGCCACCCTCCGCCTCCTCTTCCACCCCCTTTTTCCCCTGGAAAGAAGCCTGGACCTGCGGCAGGCCCGCACCCTTAGACCCCAAGGGGAGGTGGCGTGGAAAGGCCTCGGGCTTCCCGAAGCCCTTTGCGAAATATCCCGCATGGCGAAGGGGAGGGAGTTGGTCCAGGCACTCAGAGGCTTCCTAAGCCCCCTAAGAGGACGCCTCCGTAGTTGGCCCCGGGAGCGAGCTGCCTTGGAGGCGGTCCTCAGGGGGCTTCCCGAGCTAACGGAAGAGGAAAAGGAGGGATTTTTCTCGGGGCTATCCGAGCTCCTCTTTCACCTCACCGTACCGACCCAGCCGGGGTATCGGGGCCTCGAGCTCAACACCCCGCTCGCCCGTTACGGGGGAAGCTACCGCTACCTCTTCGTCCTAGGCATGGCCGAAGGCCTCGCCCCCGCCCCGGTCACGGAAGACCCCCTTCTGGGCTTCCCCGAACGCCAACGCCTTCGCGATCTTGGCCTCTCCTTGGAGGAGCCCTGGGAGGAGGCTACCCGAGAGGCCTTGGTGTTTGCCGCCCTTCTGGGGAGCGTGGAGGAGGGGGGCCAGGTGGTCCTGGCCTACCCCGAGGTGGTGGGCCAAGACCCTGTGCCTCCCAGTCCCTACCTAGCCCGACTTGGCCTGGAACCCGAGCCCCCAAAGGAGCGCCTCCTCGGTAGCCGTGTGGAGGCGAGGCGCCTGGGCCGCTGGGAAGGGGACCCGCTCGCGGAGCAAATGAAACGAGCCTTGGCCGCAGAAAGGGAACGGCAAGGGAGTAAGGCTACGCCCTACAACGGCCAGGCGGGAGCGCCCTTCCATCCTCCCAAGCTTTCCGTCAACGCCTTGGAGGAACTCCTCCTCTGCCCCTTCCGCTTCTTCCTGCGCTACGTCCTCCGTCCTCAAGGGGCCGAAGAGGCCGAGGACGGGGAGTTGGGAAAGGAGGGTGAGTTCCTTCATGCAGTCCTGGCAACGCTCTTTTGGCAAGCCAAGGCCGCAGGGAAAACCCGAGGCGCTGAAATCCGCTCCTGGGCCTTACAAGAAGGCGGGCTCGAGAAGGCCTTTGCGGAAGTGGAAACCCAATGGCGCAGCGAGGCCCACTTTCTCCGGTGCCGGGACTGGCCCCACCGCAGATCCCACCTCTTACTGGCCTTAGCCTTGGCCCTGCAGAAGCCCAATTTCCTCAAAGACGATGCTGAGGTGCAAGCGGTGGAAAGAGAAGTAAAGGGGTCTACTCCCGAATTGAAGGACATTGTGATAACGGGCCGCATTGACCGCTGGGACAACCGGAGTGGCTCCACCTTTCTGGTGGACTACAAACGGACGAGCCATGGCGTGAAGGAAGTGCCCCTGGGGAATGGCCTTCGCATGGACTTGCAGATCCCCCTCTACCTCAGGTTGGTGAACGAGGGACGGGGGCAGGGGATTTACTATGGCCTGCTGGATGGGAAACTAATCCATTCTCCAAGAACAGGCAAGGGTTATCCCCCAAACAGGGAAGAGGTCTTAAGCGACCTACTCGCACGGGCGGGAACCCTCCTGGAGAAGGGCACCTTCCCCGCTGCCCCCGGGGAGATGACGCAGGTCTGCCGGGGGTGCTGGGCTAAATCGGTTTGCCGAAAGGAGGTTAGGGCATGA
- a CDS encoding type II secretion system protein has protein sequence MRKKAKGLQSTAGFTLIELVAVVGILLVLIVALLPRMEANRRSSNDTIVQGYLREIQKYQEMYYGFNRQYANSLNALRSLVPPIDNPPTNPPVTVNFITTGVDYNREYCVIAGTTAGQYWYQATSKGVRARTNSPVTGAAPTSCDFTLY, from the coding sequence ATGCGGAAGAAGGCGAAAGGCTTGCAGTCCACGGCGGGCTTCACCCTCATCGAGCTGGTGGCGGTGGTGGGCATTCTCCTGGTTCTCATCGTGGCGCTCTTGCCCCGGATGGAGGCTAACCGCCGCTCCAGCAACGACACGATAGTGCAGGGGTACCTGCGGGAGATCCAGAAGTACCAGGAGATGTACTACGGCTTCAACCGGCAGTATGCCAACAGCCTGAACGCCTTGCGGAGCCTCGTTCCTCCCATCGACAACCCGCCCACCAACCCGCCGGTCACGGTGAACTTCATCACCACGGGCGTGGACTACAACCGCGAGTACTGCGTTATCGCCGGGACCACGGCGGGGCAGTACTGGTACCAGGCCACCTCCAAGGGCGTTCGGGCCAGGACGAACAGCCCGGTTACCGGCGCCGCCCCCACGAGCTGCGACTTCACCCTCTACTGA
- a CDS encoding ParB/RepB/Spo0J family partition protein, translating into MSEGERTKEVGGGEIYGTGDVVELPLEAIRPSSIQPRLEEDAEQIQDLVASMREHGLIHPILVRPVEDGTTISMSSALGRSTARSRPLGSGPSWFWGRYGRRRSGVAWRVR; encoded by the coding sequence ATGAGCGAAGGAGAGCGCACGAAAGAGGTGGGTGGCGGGGAGATCTACGGTACGGGAGATGTTGTGGAGCTTCCCCTCGAGGCCATCCGCCCCAGCTCCATCCAGCCGCGCCTTGAGGAGGACGCCGAGCAGATCCAGGACTTGGTGGCCTCCATGCGCGAGCATGGGCTCATTCACCCCATTCTGGTCCGCCCCGTGGAGGACGGCACGACTATATCGATGTCCAGCGCATTAGGGAGAAGCACCGCAAGAAGCCGCCCTCTTGGCTCCGGCCCGTCTTGGTTTTGGGGAAGGTATGGGCGGCGAAGGAGCGGGGTAGCGTGGCGGGTGAGGTAG